GGACCAAGGGCTCGATCCCGGCCCGTCCCAGGGCCTCTCTTGCAGTCATCTCAGCCCCGCCCATCCGGACGGAGCCCTCGCCGAGCAACGCGAGGGTGAGGTGGGCAAGGGGCGCGAGGTCGCCGGAAGCGCCGAGAGACCCCTTCTCCGGAACTAGCGGGCAGATGTCTGCCTCGAGGAACTTGAGCAGCATTTCGATGACCTCGAACCGGACTCCCGAAAGACCCTTAGCAAGGGAGTTTGCGCGAAGAAGGAGCATTGCGCGCACGACCTCATCGGGAAGCGGATTCCCCGTGCCCACCGCATGGCTCAAGATGAGGTTGCGTTGGAGCACAGCGAGTTCGTCATGCGGGATCTTGACCCTGGCCAGGTGGCCGAAACCTGTGGTGATGCCGTATGCCGGAGCATCCCTCGCCGCCAACGCCTCGACCGTCCTGCGGCTCAGCTCAACCCTTTCCCTCACACCGGGTGCGATCCCGACCGCCTTTCTCCGTCGCGCCACGCTTACCATGTCGTCGCACGCGAGGGTCACTCCGTCGATCAGCACTGATGACACGCGATTTCCTCCCCTATCCCTCATTGGCCAGCGCCGGCATCAACGGGCGGCGCGCAAGGCCCCGGAGCCGAGGCGGACGCCTGGCGTGACGCTCATGCTAGCGATAGGTATTAGGACGCAGCACGGATCAATTCGCCGGATCAGTGCCTTTTCCTCCGGCAGCCAGCCGCTCACACCGAGCGCGATTCCGACCGCCTTTCTCTCTCGGTGACGCCTCCGGTCGCGGGAGCGTCTTCCAGGCGCGGAAAGGGCTCTGGAACGGCGGCAGCGGCGTTTGAGCGTCGCGTTTCCGAATGGCGCGGCGTCGAAGCGTTCCGCCGGGAGGGTAGCACAAAGCCATTGCAGGTGAGTGTGGACGCCAAGGGCGAAGAAAGGCCCCAGACAGTTGTCACCAAGAGGATAACCGCGGTTCCTCCAGACAAGCGAGTTGCCCCTGACCCGTAAGTTTGATAAGATCGGGGTGACTCAAAGAAGGAGCGTGGCGGGTCTTGAGGTGTCCGAGATGCCGTGAAGAAGTCGCGTTCGCGCGCGTGTGCCCCTATTGCGGCCAACGGATCCCGTCGTCGCCCGCGGCCGCCGCGAGCGAGAGCGGGAACGGAACGTCCCACAAGTCAGAGTCCGCCCGCGAGGAACCCCGCGGGCGTTTCAGGGGCGTCATAGAGCCAACGTCGAGGGCCCGGAGTTCGTCTCCCGCCGAAGAGCTTCGCATCTGGCTGCTCCTGCCCAGGTATCTCCTGGATAGATCCGTGCCGCTACCCCGCAAGCTTCTGCTCCTCCTCGGGGTTCTCTACATCATAGTCCCGTTCGACATCACGCCCGATTTCATCCCGCTCCTGGGCTGGCTCGATGACATCGGCGTCGGCGCGTTCCTCTGGTATTACTTACGGAACGAGCTCGTCAACTATCGCCAGCGCTTGTGAACCGGTCGGCCCGTCGCATCAGGCAGTAACATAGGGACGCCCCGCAGCGGGCGGCAGCGCTATCAATACGATGGTATCCTCCCTTGTCACGGAGACGTCGAGCCGCACAAGCCCACCAAGCGTGGGGCCGGGCGGCCCATCCCAAACCACCGTTGTCACGGAGACCTCAGCCTCCGCCTGCACGCCCTCGCGGAACTCGACCCCCGGTAGGTCAACGAGGGCCGAAACCGGGAGTTCGAGCAGGATGAACCCCACCAGCCCGTCGCTCCTCATGTAAGTGATGGCAAAAGCGAGCGCGCCTGCGACGATGACCCTGGTGCCGTTCCCGCCGTCACCACGGACCGCCAGCGCGCGCACCCGGATGCCGCCCCGCACCGGCCGGACCCTCACCACCTGCGAGCTCGAAACCAGCCCTGGGATGGCCGAGGTTGCGAAGACGTCCTTCCAGGCCCGCCCCACGATCACGCTCACGCTGGCGGGTACTCTGATGAGCGCAGGGGGCCCGGGCCCTGCTCTTACGATGTTGTTCTGGTTAAGAGCCATCGCCGTGAACATAGGGCACCCGTACGAACAGCCTATTCTTCAATGACCCGCTGGGATCGGGGGATCGCCGGAAGCCCGCGTTGGTCTCTCAGCACGTCAACGCGTGCCCCCGCGCGGGACTGCCTGCCCTGCCCCCCTTGCCCCCATGGAATGAAGGCGGAGCCCCGCGCGCCCCTCGGCGCGGCGTCGAATCCCGCGAGTGTTTCGAGCGAGTCCGGCCTGCGGAATGTCCAAACCCCCGTCGCCTCGTCACGCGGTCGCTTGGTCACGTGAATGTGTCCGCGATCACCCTCGCCCACCGGCGCCGCCATCTCTCAAGGCTGAAGGCTTGCGCCACGTCGCGCGCGGCATTTCCCAGCCGCACGCGTTCTTCCCGGTCGTCGATGAGTTCGCCCAACACCTCTATGAGGTCTTGCACCGTGGGCTTGATGAGGCGCCCATTGTAACCGTCGATGACCAGGTCCGAAAGCCCTCCGGTGGCGCCCGCCACTACCGCGCAGCCTGCACCCATCGCCTCGAGGCACGCAAGGGACGTCCCTTCCGTCGACTTGGACGGGATGATGGCGATGTCCATGTTGCGGTACACCCACGGCATCAATCCGGGTGGGCGCCAATAGTAGAATATCCTGCCGGTTGCGTTCGCCCATCTCATCATGTGGCTTTCGAGAACGTCGTCGTGCGCCCGGCCGACGAAATGGAACTCCACGTTATCGTATTCTTTCGTGAGCACCTCGGCCGCCCTGGCCGCCTCGTTGACCCCTCGCACTGACGTGAGGCGCCTTGGAAACACGATTCGAACCCGTTCGTGCGTTTCGGGCTCTGGAAGGCAGCGATACGCGGCCAGGTCCACGAAATTGGGGATGTACTCGAACTTCTGGTTGAGGCCCGGCCATGTGGCCGCCACCCACTGGATCGTGGCCGTGTCGACCGAGACCACTTTCCGCACGGCCGCCAGCGCCATGAGTAGCCTGCGACGCCACTCTCGCCTCGCCTCGCTTCCGCCGAGGGTGGCTTCAAAAGTGGGGTAGTCCCAGTATATGCCGTGTGATATGCTGATGCTCTTCTCGAGCGCCTGCGGGTAGGCGAGAAACGTAACGAAGTATATCGCGCAGTCGATGCCCGTGGCGCGCTCGTGAAAGGTATGATTGAGGCGCGGCGCCGTCTGGAACTGGGCGTCGCCCTCGGGGATCGATCTTACAGGCACGCCCGGGATGATGTCCCGCTCCCACCCCGTCCCGACCTGCCACCACTCGACCTCGAACCCCATTTCCACGAGGAGCCTGGTCAGCTCGACCCCGTACCGCTCGGCCCCGCCATAAACCACGCGATTCCCATCGGGTGCGAAATGGTTCGTCGTGAGAATCCCTACTCGCCGCTTCACACGCGATGGCCGCCTTCCGGAGCCTCCGGCCTTCTCACCGCCACCGCTGGCGACCACGCGAAGCCTGCCCGGCACCGGGGTCCTGACCCCCGGAACCGTCCAGGAGCCCGGTCCCCCTCCGCCGCCGGACCGCTGCTCGCCGTCGCCGGTCTGGGTGCCGCCTGCCGTTTTGAAAAGCGACGCGTATGGGAGCGGCTTGGCGTCGCTCCATTTCTCCAGCTTGACATCGTGAGCCGGTGCCACGATGCTCTCGGTATGCTTTGATGGAGCACCGCGTGTTTCGATCTCCCTGGCCCGGTACAGCTCATACTTGAGCCGGTGCTCTTCCGGCCTCGCCCAGCCCAGATGCTTCACGCGTATGTCGGATTGGAAAGTCGAGAGCGGCCCCCGGTATTCAAGCGGCCAGCGCCCGACGTGGAACGGCACATCCGGCCAAGTACAGACCTTGCCCGGCACATAGCGTGCCAGAAGCCGGACGAACCGGTTCCACGGGTTCCACTCGCCATCCACTCTGTAATGTGTGAGAGAGCCCCAGAAGTCGAAGAGCCTGAACTCGACCGCGTCGTATTCCGTCTGGTTGATGATGTCCCTGACCTCGTGCCGCATCCTGGGCTCGAACAGCTCGTCTGCGTCTATCGCGAGAATCCAGTCAGGGTGGGTCTCCTCGACCATTGCCCAGAGCCGCGCCCGGAGATTCCCTTCGTGGACCATGAACATGGGCAATGGGTTTCTTTCGAACCGAGTCACCTTCGGACAGGCTTTACAAATCGACGGAGTATCGTCATCGGATGCGTCGTCCAGGATGACGATCTCGTCTACCCATTCGGAAAGGTCGTCCAGAACCTGGCGAAGGTACCTTCCCGCTTCGTTCCGGACGACCATCATCGCGGTCAGCTTGTTGCCCCATGATTTGCGCACGGACACCCACTTCGCCATCCTCTCCGCACACTTATCTCTCGCATAGCGCCACTACACCGCCGCTTTCGGCCCTCATCGCCATGGCTCATCGTTTCCTCCGCATCGTGTCATGCTGCCGGCAAGGCTCGCACGCCCGCGCTACCCTGCCTGCAGCGTTTCTCCAAGTGAGCCACCACACGCTCGCCGCACCGTTTTCCAGCGTCGAGGTCTCGCCCAGGGTTGCCGGCCTTGCTCAGGGTCGCTGACTTTGCCCTCAGGGGACAATGCGCTTAGCGCGCTTGTCGCGCTGGCGGCACACCTCATTCGAAACCCAGTGCGCGGGCAGGCCAGATCCTCCGCACCCCATCGTGCAAGCACCGGCAACCCCGGCCCCCTCAAGACCCCCTCAGGAAAAGAGACGCAGAACTCGTGCCACTTGACTTGGTCCGCCCTCATCTATTCGTCTGTCCGGCGAACACTCACCAAATCAGGCCTGAGTCGCCACGAACACGAAGTCGACGGCAAGATCCCGGTTTTGAACCAAGTTCCCGGCACCTGGGTCGAGCGCTACCGTGATTGCCACCTCTTGGACCGAGCCAAGGGGGAGCGATTGCCCGCCAGCCGGCTGGTCCACGAGGCCCGTGAGCGCCCCTGTGTAGATCGTGGTCGTCGGCGGGCTAGCCACGACGCTCACGTTGAGCGAGCTCGCAAGTATGTGAGCCATGCTCGCAGTAGTTGGCGACACGGCGGCCCAGTCGGCGGAAACAAAGTAAAGGCAGTCGACATCGCCGGCGTTAGACACAGCGACCGTGCCCGTGACAGAAGCCCCCGGCAAAAGCGGCGGAGACGCGAGCACGGCGGTTTCGGGCGATATGGCAATGCTTACGGTAGCAGTAAGCACCTGGTTGCCGGTGTTAGCGGCATCTCCGGTGAACGTGAATGACGGCATACGAATACCCCCTCGAAAGAGGCAACGGCCGGGGCAACGCGTCGCGGGCCCAAGACAAGCCCGGCGCGGACCTGGCGCTGCACCTGGCGCTGCCCACATCGGGATCGCGATCCGCGGTAAGCCACGGCCTCCGCGCACATCCGGGTATCCCTGTCGTGGTGCTCCGAGACCGTGCATGCGGCCAAGCATAACCGCGACCGCTGTTCCTTCTGTCAAATGTTATGCGCGCCAGTCAACGATCGTGAACAACGTTGCTGACCAAGCCTGCGGGCTTCCGTGTGGATGGATCAGGCAAAGGCATTGCGAATGCATATGGATGGACGGATGGATGGCTGTATGCATGCATTCCTAAGCACAGGGCCGCCGGACGAGCCGGCGGCCCGAGGTGCGAGACCATTGCCCCAAGCGCGACACCGTTGCCCGAGGATGGCGACGAAGCCGACCTGTGCATGGTGCGTGGCGTGGTGCGTGTACCCCGGTACGTGAGGTCCGTGCCGGTATGCCGGTATTAGGCCCTCTCACCCGCGAGGGCCCGGACGGCTTTCAATAGAAGCTCTACCTCTTCCTCGGTGTTGAAGAAATGTATCGAAGCCCGAACCGCGCGCGGCCACGGGATCGACCGCGTCACGATGTTCCATCTCTCGAAGAGCGCCTCGCAAGCGCGCTCAGGTTCCCATCCGCCAATGTCGAAAGCCACAAGTCCAGCGGAACGACTCGCCTCAACCGGGGTGAAGAGCAGCACGCCTGGGACTTTCAGGAGTTCTCTCTTGAGGTGACCGCAGAGCCCTGCGATCCTCGCTTCGATCTCGCGCATTCCCACGCGTGACAGGAAGTCGATCGCCTCGCCAAGGGCCACGAAGGTCGACGCGTTCACCGTCGCGAGCTCGAATCGCGCCGCGCTTGCCTTCAGGCGGTATCCGTCCCAGATGCTGCTCGAGTCGATGGACGCCCAGGCCACGCCGCGAAGGCCGAGTGTTCCAGCTTCCAGCCGGTCCCGGCGGCAGTAAAACGCGCCCGTCCCCTCCGGCCCGAGGAGCCATTTTTGCCCCGGTAGCGCGTAGAAGTCGCAGCCGATCTCGTGGACATCAAGGTCGATCGCGCCGACCGCCTGGGCCCCGTCGACCAAGAACGGTATTCCGCGCCCGGCGGCAAGCTCGGCTACCTCTTCCACCGGCAGCCGCGCGCCTGTGCAGTATGCCACGTGGCTCATGCAGATGAGCCTGGTCCTGGCCGTCAGCGCCGAACGCACGTCCGCGACTGTGATCTCGCGCACCGCGTCAGAAGGACTTTGCGGGCCGACGATCTTCACCTTGATGCCCTTCGTGTCCCTAAGGTAGAACCACGGGAGGTAGCCGGTGGAATGCTCTAGCGCCGAGATCACGACCTCGTCGCCTTCTCGCCAGTCAATGCCGGCAGCGACTGTGTTGACCCCCTCGCTCGTATTCTGCAGCAACGCGATT
The Bacillota bacterium genome window above contains:
- a CDS encoding DUF1232 domain-containing protein, which encodes MRCPRCREEVAFARVCPYCGQRIPSSPAAAASESGNGTSHKSESAREEPRGRFRGVIEPTSRARSSSPAEELRIWLLLPRYLLDRSVPLPRKLLLLLGVLYIIVPFDITPDFIPLLGWLDDIGVGAFLWYYLRNELVNYRQRL
- a CDS encoding glycosyltransferase, which produces MSVRKSWGNKLTAMMVVRNEAGRYLRQVLDDLSEWVDEIVILDDASDDDTPSICKACPKVTRFERNPLPMFMVHEGNLRARLWAMVEETHPDWILAIDADELFEPRMRHEVRDIINQTEYDAVEFRLFDFWGSLTHYRVDGEWNPWNRFVRLLARYVPGKVCTWPDVPFHVGRWPLEYRGPLSTFQSDIRVKHLGWARPEEHRLKYELYRAREIETRGAPSKHTESIVAPAHDVKLEKWSDAKPLPYASLFKTAGGTQTGDGEQRSGGGGGPGSWTVPGVRTPVPGRLRVVASGGGEKAGGSGRRPSRVKRRVGILTTNHFAPDGNRVVYGGAERYGVELTRLLVEMGFEVEWWQVGTGWERDIIPGVPVRSIPEGDAQFQTAPRLNHTFHERATGIDCAIYFVTFLAYPQALEKSISISHGIYWDYPTFEATLGGSEARREWRRRLLMALAAVRKVVSVDTATIQWVAATWPGLNQKFEYIPNFVDLAAYRCLPEPETHERVRIVFPRRLTSVRGVNEAARAAEVLTKEYDNVEFHFVGRAHDDVLESHMMRWANATGRIFYYWRPPGLMPWVYRNMDIAIIPSKSTEGTSLACLEAMGAGCAVVAGATGGLSDLVIDGYNGRLIKPTVQDLIEVLGELIDDREERVRLGNAARDVAQAFSLERWRRRWARVIADTFT
- a CDS encoding aminotransferase class V-fold PLP-dependent enzyme, whose protein sequence is MDVEEIRRCIPALSKHVYMNTGSSGPCPRVVVESLVDSERFQNYEGPVVPDVAESLHLRYASVRPRVARFVGADPDEIALLQNTSEGVNTVAAGIDWREGDEVVISALEHSTGYLPWFYLRDTKGIKVKIVGPQSPSDAVREITVADVRSALTARTRLICMSHVAYCTGARLPVEEVAELAAGRGIPFLVDGAQAVGAIDLDVHEIGCDFYALPGQKWLLGPEGTGAFYCRRDRLEAGTLGLRGVAWASIDSSSIWDGYRLKASAARFELATVNASTFVALGEAIDFLSRVGMREIEARIAGLCGHLKRELLKVPGVLLFTPVEASRSAGLVAFDIGGWEPERACEALFERWNIVTRSIPWPRAVRASIHFFNTEEEVELLLKAVRALAGERA